cttggCCTAGCAATGGATGCTGAGCAAAATGGAAAGCTGGAAGAAAGCATTGCCCTGCCCTAGGCTGTGGTTGGAGCTGAGCAAGAATCCTCTGCGGAGAGCCGGACTGGAGCAGgagcctcctgtgccccaggcagagcactcACCAGGAATCCAGCAGGTAAAACCACCTTGCTCCATCCCTTATTTTTGTGAGAGAGGAGGGACACGGTTTGGCCACCTTGTCCTGGGAAGCAGGAGCCactctggagcagctggagctgcttggGAAGCAGCCACCCTGTCCCTGGCCTGGCCGGAGGCACAGGGGAGCGTGCGGGgagcctgagccctgctctgagggctgggagCCTCCCCCACCAGGGCTGCGGTGCTGAGTCCTCCAGAGGGTGAGACACCATGAATCATTTTCCAGTAGATAGCACGGAAGTGGGATAAGGAGCATTTAAGCTGCCAGTGAGTGTAACATGAGAGGCAAATGGTTTCCCAAAGAGATTCATTTCTTGAGCAAGGGCTCTGGggtgtcagcaggcagagcgCTGCCTGTACCACACGTGTCCAGAGGCAAGGCTTGGCACCAcaccagccagggctggccagctgctccctgagggaagcaggaacaggaggaaaatgTAATGACAAACAGAAATTTCTCTTTAGAACATCATAAAAGTGGTGCATGTCTCGCAGCACCCAAGGGACAATGTGCCGgcctgggggagcaggggcagTGAAACAGGACAATACAAGGGGCTGccttgcagcagcaggatggcagcaACCATCCCTGCTCACCAGTCTATAGGGGAGAAAAGCTCAGCTGAAGCATCACAGGAAAGCCCAAAGATGGCACAAAGGGCTCCTGAcccctctcctcccccagcactgctgggaccaACAGAGCAGTCCCCGTTCCGGCCTGGTGAGGACACTGCCATCACCGTGGGGGTGATGAGAGCAGGAGCCACATGGCTCCTTTACAAAAGCTACAGGACACAGGTGGTTAATGCAGGTTCCCTGGATAAAGCACAGCACTGACTGATAAGCTTCCTCTCCTGTCCTGCCCCATGGCAGCCTGCCAGCACCTGGCACCATTTGAGTGCCCAGAGCACAAACAAGTGGCTGCTCCATACAATCCACGATGGGCACCCAGGGCACAAGGGTGAGTAATGCCAAAGACCAAACCAAAGCTTTTAAGGTGAAGGGGCAGGAGCTTTAATCTCTCTCTTGATCAGAGGTTTTTAGAAAGTCCCACCTTGGGTTGGTCACAGTATCCACCTTTTGCCAGGAcacattctttctctgaaatACTTGCAATTGCTTTGCTTTGTACAAGCTGAAACAAAAGCATGGTCGCATGGCAGCAACACGAGGGAACACAGCAAAGGTAGTGCGTGGGAAAGAAAACCAattaaaaagaagtattttctaGCTGGATGCAGGCATTAAAGACTGGCTTGCTGCTTTGAGCACAATTGTTTAGCCAGCTACAGGCGCTGTCTCAGATTGCAGGGACTCAGGGGCTGAAAGCAGACAAATGTAACAGCTCTGATGGGTTAAGAACATAGGAGAAACAAGATGCATAGAgagagaaatgtttttattagTCCAGCTGATATAGCTAGAAAAAAATAGACAAGTTTTCAGGCAACTCCTTTCATTAGGTAATTGCTGTGAGCGCAGTAACGACGCTGTGTTGAGGAGAGGCACCACTAAATGAACACTCTCTGATTACAAGAAGCAAAACCAGCTATTTGCCAAGCGTCTGTGAACAGTGACATGAAGCACAGCATGGGGGATCTAAAGAATATACAGAACCAATCGGTTGTATCTTGCACCattttctcttccctgctctCACAAGCTTCACACAGAAAACTCCTGTGCTGATTAACTTAATACAGGAACACCCAGTACAGAACAAAACTCTTACATATGATCTCCTCTCCCCCACCCAATTAACTTTGAAACACATACAAAGctgtattaaaagaaaaaaaaaatcttatctgAAATGTTCACTCAGCCTTTTCTCACCAAAATTAAATTAGCTTACCCCAGCTGGAATCATCTCTTCAGCTAAGTGACAGCCTGCAATCACAGCCTTAGAAATATCACAGCCTTTACAAAAGAAAGCTTCAGTTATCTACACAAACCTATATAAAGCTGCACGCCAAGGAGCTCTGCAACAACCTCTCATCACGCTCCCTCCATCAAATCTGTGTTTTAGCAGTGGGTAGAGCTGCTGAGCAGGTGCATCTGCATGAGCTGCAAAGGCTGCTCTTCCCAAGGGTCTGATGCTCCCAGTTAGCAATACTTGTGGGAAATACTGCTCCTGCATGTTAATAATGTGATGCTTCCACACAGCAAGCACACATGTACAGCCATTCTGGAGAACAGACCTACTTGATGCAATCTTGAGCTCATATCCAGAGAACTACCTGAGCTTGCAAGCCAGGCCCAGTTTGGAAAAAACTATTTATTCATGTTTTAATTGACTGTACTGCTCAGTTTTAGGTTCATGGGGCAACTGGTGCAGGGGCCAGCAAGAGTCAGCTGACTAAAGCTCATTAGCTGGTATTTTCCTCTAAGTGGCAGCTTccagctcccatctctgccCTGGCTGAGCTAAAATCACTTGAGAAGCATGGGCTGAATTAATCTAGATTTCACCTCACCCCTTACACTCACAAAAGAGCAACTGGTTGTTTACACTAGCTAGGTTGAAGACAAGCTCCTCCCCACAAAGCAGCTCAGGGTCACTAATACCATGGGCTGGAGTCTGACCTCAGAGCCTTGCCCTGCACCCCCCGAGGGCccagctgagagagcagcagccctgtcTGATCCCTCTGATCCCAGCCCTGTCTCCCCTCCCTCACAGGAACCAGCCTAGCTTGCAGTACCCAGGATAATGAGAGTTTACAGTTGGCATGAGCAGATGCACAAGTCAAAGCCTTGGAGGTAGGGCATGTTTGCAGTGACTCATGTTTAACATTAGTTCTCAAATTTACAGCAACTACAATCAAGTTAAGAGGTTCAACTTCTGAAACTGCTTTAACAACATTTCAACTCAGCTGGTCTGCAGCAGCACACCTAGGAAGATGTGCTTGCACACAAAACCAGACCACCTAGCATAACTATGAAAACCAAGTCACTTAAATCTCAAAGACATTCAGTTAACATATCTAAGACATCTCAGGCCAAACAAtagtttatttcattttcagcaACATCTCAACCATCAAAAAAATAAACTCTAACACAGATGGATGGAAGACTTCTCTACAGTGTAACTAAGTGGGCTCTGACCCCAAGGGTTTGAATTGGAGTGACATTTTATTATTCATCCAATAAGTTAGGAAGCATGAGAATAAAGTGCTTTATTTCTGAGCTGGCATGAGGTCATCAATGGACTGGCCTTTTTCAAGGCGTTTCTCCATTTCAATGAGAAGCTTCACTCCATCCACCACCATCTGCACCAGCTCCACCTCAGAGAAGCCGAGACGATCAGCATTGGAGACATCAAACACTCCTCCAACAGCAGCTGTGTCCACACCACCTGCAGCAAGAGATGCAGTTACAACATTGACCTCAGCCACAGCACGTGAGTCTGCCTTTCCTCCCTCACTAGCTtgaggcagggacacagcaggaccATTCTCTACAAGCTGCCACTGGTACCTCGTCCTACATGCAGGAGATAAAGCCCTGTGTGACTGCCAACATGAACCACAGAATATGCAATTAGGCCAGTTCTTTATTCTTCTGACCCATGAGCAATCTAACCTGAGGTCACAAGTACCCACTGGAGCCATCTCCTAGCCACAGGTTAAACCAGGATTTCCACCCTTGCGTAGGAACAGGAACAGCTGTCGCCAGGTCCACCTTACCTGGTGCTCAAAACGACACACAGGACATTAACTAGACAAAGTACAAACTAAGTAGAGCAGTGGCATCCTAAACTCCTCCACTATACAATGTGAAAACTTTTTTCTCTACATGTGCTTTACAAGGGTTTCTTTTGGGTGGTGTGACAGGCACTGACAGTGTGAAGCAAGAGATGGCTCTGGCCATAACCAGGCATTTGCTGGTGTCCTAGGGCAGACTGACTCAGCCCATCAGTGTTATTATCAACTCTCACCTGTGCCTCGTTTCTGCAGCCGAAGTCTCTTGAGGACTTCTCCAAATTTCTCATGTTTCCCAAGGTGTGGGAGCTTGATGTGCACACCAGCACGGAGCCCTGTTCCAAGGTTGGATGGGCAAGTCAGGATGTAGCCCAAGTGTGGATTCCACATGAACTCGTAGTTTTTGGCCTTGAAGAGACTTTCTATCTATaaatagaaagaatgaatgTTTAGAGATTGTTCTCTACTTTAAGACTGTAGAACATCCATTAGTGCTCACTTGCAGCTTCAGTCACTCAGCAACAGCCACAACACTCAGAACAGCTATTTCAGCCACATAAGCCTCCTCCCTATGGAAAAAATGGCCACCAACAAGGGGCTTTTAAGGCCTTCATCTTGCTCCTAGCAGTGAAACTGGCTAAGTTTAAAAGCTACACTCCTTATGTCACTATCTGTTGGGAAGCTGGATTTAATGCATGTCAAGCTGACACATCTCTTAGGATCAGGAAAGGGGCTGGTAAAGCTCAAGCTTCTATCAAGACTAGAAATAGTGAACTTGAATCCAGCTTTGCCCATGCACCTTCAAGCAatctctcctcctccccaagGTGTTTCAAAGCTTTAGAGAACTATGtagaatttctttaaaatacagtTGAGACATTTGGATAAGGGTGCCACCACATCAAGCAAACATTCTAGATTACACAGCTACAAGGCTTTTTGCCAAAACACCTGTTTTGGAGCCCTCACAGCTCTGGATCTCATCAGGGTGTTCTCAGAGATCCAGGTTGTGAAACACAACCATGGAGGACTCAAGAGGAGGCTTGAAAACTGCATTCTCAGCTCTAACCAGAGAGCCATGTGCCATTTGAACCTACAGCCCAGACAATGGTGATTTACCTTTGTTAGTCCAGTACAGAAGCGGCTGAATACTTCCTTCATGTTGCCACCTTTCTGCATGGAAATAACTCTGAGGTGATCCTCCTCATTGATCCAAACAAGGAAAGTCTTGTTATCATTGTGCCTAGGAGACAAAGCAATCAGTTTGCTGTCTTGCCCATTCACATTTTGAAGATGGCCCCAAATTGCTCATCACTGCAGTTTTTAGTTCAAGATACTCACTTAGCTGCTTCAACAAGATTGATCTTCCTTCTTTTGCCCTCACAGGACCTGAGCTAAGCTGGTAGTCGTTACCCTGCTCTTTTCAAGAGGTAATTTGAATTGGCCTTTACAGAGTGAGTAATAACATGGCATTACCTAGTCTTACAGTatcaaaacccaaaaccccctcaTCACCCTAGCTCACTTGTGTTTCCAGTTTACAAGTTAAGGTATTTCTGCTCAGCAATTTGAAGAAAGGTGATCAATAGACTTTGAGGAAGTCCTGCACAATAATGTTCATAATGACACCATGCATAACAAGCCTTTTTAGCAGTATTTTGTCAGATTATGTCAAACTGCACTTTGTATCTTACTTTCACTATGAATTTTAGATCAGGGCTCTTCAGAGATGCTATATAAAAATCCTCTGAACAatgggctcctcctgccccagcttgCAGCTGACAACAAGTACTATCATCCATGTTTATCTTGCTAGTAATTTCTGAACTTGATTAGGATAAAAAATTAGCTAGTACCCAAGGAAAGTTATTTATGCAGACAACACTAAGACATTACACACTTCAAGTCTGTAGATTAGTCATGCTCAGATGACAGCGCTATCTGGTGCTGGCAATCTGCAGGTAGATGATGCAATCTTAAAGGTGACCTACAGAAACAAAGTGTGCTTCCTCCAGATTGTACTGAAACAGCTGCAGTAATAAGATTGGAGCATTCCTGTTGATAAAAACCTAGCCCTTAGCTTACAAGGGAGCAAGTTAATTATGCTGCAGAAGCTCCTGAGATGCAGTTTTATGTAGGTGACCTACATTTAAAACAAGCAGAATCCTTCTATTCCACACCTCTGCATCAGTCAATTCCTGTCACCAAGtctctggggacagagggagatCTCATCACTAGCACAGATAAAGCCACACCAGTCCAGCACTAGTGAGTTTCTGCAAGCAGAAGTGAAGAGACTACAGGGGAGTAACTATGCATCCAGGATCAACCCTGAGCTAAGACAATGCTATGGTTTGTATCACAAGTTACTCTTGACTCTTGTGGGAAGAGCCGACTGCAGTGGCACATCTGCTCCTTTACAAGTGATCCACTTCCACAAGCTGATTCAGTTTTTGCATTGTAGCTCACTAACCCATGCAGGCTCTGGTTCTGGGCTAGCCAAGCTGGCTTGTTCTTGCCAGCATAAGAGCACTTGTCCAAATTTTGCTGGTTAACTGCAAGTTCTCTGTAGAAGTTTCTCATCAAATACAGTAATATAAGGTGAGAAGTTACTACTTTGCCCAACAGCACAAGTCACCACTGAAACAGCATTCAACTCCTATGACTGCTTCCTCACAGACATACTCACCAGATACCCCTGGCATCAGGCCAGTCTCGTGCCATCCCAGATGCCAACAGAAGAGGAGAAACTGGCTTGTCAAACAAGAAGTGGTCATcaatcagctgctgctgctctgcatcaGTCATGTTCCTCAGAGCATAGTACTTCCCCTTGAGATCACCATCCAGACTACCCAGAGCTGAAAGAGAGAGACTCTTTTAGAATGGGACTAAAGGTTCTACACTTTCCCAGCACTCGGCCATACTTTGTGTGTGGTCTCCAATGTTTGATCTGCTGGGTCTGGTTCCTCCCTTGCTTTCATCTGCAATGGCAATGCCCTTGTGGCAGAACCTGAGGCAGTGTCAGATGATTTGTCTGCACCTTCCAGGCTTATACAAGTAGCCTTTGTTCCCTTACATGCAGTTTTGGATCATTACTGCTGCTGAACTCTAAAAAAGGGGACTGCTTTTTCTTCCAAGGAGAGCCAAGGTTATGAATATAACAAGCAGTATTATTCTAGTCAAGGACTGTTACCCTGCCCTTGAGAAATTTTGAAACAACTACACTCTCAGCCTCCAGAACTGCACCTTGAGCACTGGGAggcaataggaaaaaaaacacaacagctAAAGAGCTTCAATGAAAACCAGCGCTTATTCTAGTCAGCTGCAGATTTGGAACAAGACTCCATCTCTAAGCAAGCTGAACATTAATGAAAGTCAATTAAATGTAGCCACAAAACACTGCACCCCATGACGCAAGCCCTACAGTTGCTACATACCTGTTACATTTCAGGTTTGAGCCCTGATGAACCAACCTCTTTCCCCATACACACAGACAAAAGCTTTTGAGATCAGCAGAGGTCAACTTTAATGCAGTCCAACTTCCCTCTGCCATGTGTTCTTGCTCTCAGCTACAAGCTGCAATGCTGAGGCAGCTCAAAAGCAATGAGCCTTTTCCAGGGAAAGCTCCATGTTCATACTAAGCCTCCAGGGAGCTGCCTTTTGCCAAGTACCTCCATTTTCAAACTGCAAAGAGCACCTCTTGCACAAAGGACAGGACAGTGTCCCTGATGCACCCAGCTCTCACCTTACCTTCAACAGAGAGCTTCTCGATGGCGCGCCTCTCTCCTCGACTGCAGTGCGGGGGGAGGCAGAAGCCACGGATGCTCCTGCCAGTTCTGACACGGGAACTCAGCACGTAATTGGGATCCAGGTCATCACCTCCCTGCAAGGTTAGCAAGTACAGCCCTGTTACCAAGATACCTAAACACACGTAGCCCCTGCGCATTTAAGAACCCACTTTACACCTGAGGCAGTGACTCCTGGCCTGTAAGCCAGTGCCTCACTTCAGGGCAATTCTCTTCAGCATTTCATCAAGTACCTGTGTAACTTAACTCTTGCTCTGAGGTCAAGGCTACAGATACTAAGTAGTCCTAGAAGACAGGGATTTGACCAGAACATCAGTTCCATGTCCGTTTCAGACTGTGGTCTGGGCTTCTGTTACCCACTACAGATTTGCAATCTAGAGATATCAACATGAGGCAAAACCTTCTTTAGGTAAGTGTTTATTCTTGCAAATGAGAACTATTCATTTCTGTTCTCCCAAATCTCTTTATTTTCAATATGATTTATGGCTAGCAAATCAATATGGAGTTAGGAACTCCCAGAATTTAGTTTACAATAACCTTTAAAATCTGTAAAATTGTTAAGAATCCTTACTCCTagctgtaaaaatatttatttaatagcATGACGCCATCAGCTGGTAATTAAGATCCAAGATCAGATAGAGAAAGTGTTTAAATTTTATGATAGTCCTTGATTTCCAGGACAGTGTTTAAGTTGACTTTTAGAGCCCACAGCTCACGGAAACACACACTGAAGTGTTTGGCACaacccacactgcagcagcacctgaaaAAAGCTCCTGCTGCACACAAGCTGCCCAGCCACTGacatcccacagcagcaagctcttcaGGCTGCTTGCACCAGACTCACAGCCCAGGTGTCCATGCTCAGTGGAAGCAAGGGGACAGAGCCTGAGCAACCAGCTTAGGCAGCTGCCAACAACTTCACAGTCCTCAGACCAATAATCTGTAATTGATCAAAACTTTATACCTGCAGGTTATCAGCATTCAGGTCAGTCTTGTGCTGATCACTTGGTTTGTAGCCACCATGCCTGTCTTCAATAACTGGATCAAAGAGCTCCTTGAACACTTCATAGGATTCTTCATCACCAGCCACACATCCTACTGTCATTATGAAGGGATGGCCTGGAGTGGTAATAAAGTCAGAAGAGCTAAGTTTGGGTGACATTTGGCTGTACTCCAGTGCAGCACTAACCAGGCAAGTTCTTTAGTGGCAAGTCTAGTCACTTAGAAGTTCATTCTTACATAGAAACATTTGGAGAGACCCTACATTTTACACTTCATCCAGTTTGTCAAATGCAGTGCTATGGAAACCCATAGCTATTGTCATTAAACCAGGCTCATTTGTCAAGCTTGGTTTAGGACAAATTTGCACAGCACATCTAATTTGACTAGCTAATTTAGATCACTGCATAGAACTTTATGTCTAAACAATCATGCTTTGCTGCAAGCAAGCTTTGCTTTTTGCTCCTTCTGCTACAGAGCTACATTTCTGTAGTCTGCTCATAAATGCCACCTCCACAAGATTAGTTTTAAGTCACCATATTCAAAAGCACCAGTTACTTCAGCTGGTTCACACAGAATATTCTCAATGCATTTTACCAGGATTATCAACCCCAGTCTGAATGACATCATCCAGGGTGAAGCCACTGGGCGTGACTCTGTCTCTCAGTTTCTCGTATAATTCCAGGGTTAGAACTTTGGCCATGTGGTTGTTGTGGGTGCTCAGGTCCGGATACTCCTCATCAGGAGGCAGTCTCTGATTATTTAGTTGGGCCATTTTGATATTGCTagagtaaaaataaatactgtaaTGTTAACATGTAAATACATCTGCTCCCCCTTTTTCATAGAAGTGCTAGAAAACATCATGTAACCAGTCTGGAATAGGAAGAGACCAAGATTGCCAggtaatctttttttttcccccccctcctcAGATGAGTTATAATTAGAATGCATTtggtttgactttttttttccctctccagaTTGAAAGTATTTAGCAGAGCAGTTACATAATTGAAGTGTCTGGGAATTGGTGTGTCAGATCACAGCATGAAACATAGCTGGATGGAAACATGGCCTCCCAACAGAGCCATGACTTTAGAGCAGTCTCTGAATGCTTTAGATTTGTCCCTCAGTAGCTTGAGAACTTTGGGTTCTCAAGTATTGTCAAGAAGCACTTCCAGTCAGGAGGGAGAACAGATCATTATGCAGACCTAACGATCCCATTACCTGGGTTGTCAACCCCAGTCTGGATACAATCATCCAGGGTAAATCCACTGGGAGTCTGTTTATCCCTCAATTTCTGGTACAGGTCCGGGGTCAGCACCTTAGCCATGTGATTGTTGTGAGCTTTCAGGTCAGGGTACTCATCCTCAGGCTTGTACTTCATCTTCAGAAGGTTGTGGCTGTTTGAGAAGGGCATGGCTGACCCTACCGCAGTCACTAGGGGAGAAAGACGGGAAGCCTTTCACTGGGGGTTTGGCAGCCTCCGGACCGTCCGGGGGAACGCCAGGCACCCAAAAGGTCACCTTGGCTCACGTTCCACCCGCGCCCTTCACACCTTTGCGGCTACAACACCTTCCGCAGGCGCCGAGGAGGAGTAAAGAAAGTAAGTTCTTCACCTCCAGCAGCCTTGCCCCGTCCCCGCCATCCCGGCCGCAGGGGCACAGGTTCTCCCGGCTCCGGGGCGCCGCCCGGGTGAGGGGACGCGCCCAAGGTCGCGCGGAGCAGCCGTTGCACAGCGGGCGGACCCCGCGCGGCTCCGGGGCTCGGGGAGCGGCCGGGCCGCCGCCAGCCGGGGGGTGCTCGGCCCCACCAAGACCCCGGACCGGCCGGCAGGTGAgcggggcggcaccgccgcACCCTCGGTGCGCGGCCGCGCCTCCTCTCGCCGCTAAAGGGCGAGGGGAGCCGGAGGAGCGACGGCGCCCTCCGCGTCCGCGGACACCCGGCTGCTCCCCGAccggggaggggagggcagcGCAGCATCCAAAAAGCCCTTACACAACAGACGGCTGCCTCAGGGGACCTGGACGGGGCGAGCGTATGTAACTACCCTGCTAAATACCGGGTTAATCTGGTTTTAGAGCCCAACCAGCCCGGCGAGCACCTGCGCCgctccccgcgccccccgcaCCGGCTGCGCCCCTGCCCCGCGCCGCCCCTCGCGCTCCTCCTCAGCCGGACCGGCTCCACCCCACACAgcgggggaggaaaaaaaaaaaaaaggaaaaagaaaaaaaaaacggaaaaaaataaaatcctttgtTTAAAGGCTGCAGAACGGCTCGGCTGCCCCGGGACTTACCGCGGGCTTCGCAGCTACAGCAAGAACCTCCGCGACGCTCCGCGTACTACACCGCTCGAGTCCGAGTGAAGCTCCAGCGGCCCCGCCGCGCGTCTTTTATATAGAGTGCAAGCCCGCACCCCCATTGGCCGTTATTTATAGCCCATTCATTGCATTGGGCCGCgcagcggcgggcggggcgggtgCTGCGCCGCCGGCTGGGCCCGCGCTCGCCGCCATTTTGCTCGGCGTCGGGGAGGTCGGTTGTGGGTGGCGGGACCCT
The Agelaius phoeniceus isolate bAgePho1 chromosome 6, bAgePho1.hap1, whole genome shotgun sequence DNA segment above includes these coding regions:
- the CKB gene encoding creatine kinase B-type isoform X2; this encodes MAQLNNQRLPPDEEYPDLSTHNNHMAKVLTLELYEKLRDRVTPSGFTLDDVIQTGVDNPGHPFIMTVGCVAGDEESYEVFKELFDPVIEDRHGGYKPSDQHKTDLNADNLQGGDDLDPNYVLSSRVRTGRSIRGFCLPPHCSRGERRAIEKLSVEALGSLDGDLKGKYYALRNMTDAEQQQLIDDHFLFDKPVSPLLLASGMARDWPDARGIWHNDNKTFLVWINEEDHLRVISMQKGGNMKEVFSRFCTGLTKIESLFKAKNYEFMWNPHLGYILTCPSNLGTGLRAGVHIKLPHLGKHEKFGEVLKRLRLQKRGTGGVDTAAVGGVFDVSNADRLGFSEVELVQMVVDGVKLLIEMEKRLEKGQSIDDLMPAQK
- the CKB gene encoding creatine kinase B-type isoform X1 — encoded protein: MPFSNSHNLLKMKYKPEDEYPDLKAHNNHMAKVLTPDLYQKLRDKQTPSGFTLDDCIQTGVDNPGHPFIMTVGCVAGDEESYEVFKELFDPVIEDRHGGYKPSDQHKTDLNADNLQGGDDLDPNYVLSSRVRTGRSIRGFCLPPHCSRGERRAIEKLSVEALGSLDGDLKGKYYALRNMTDAEQQQLIDDHFLFDKPVSPLLLASGMARDWPDARGIWHNDNKTFLVWINEEDHLRVISMQKGGNMKEVFSRFCTGLTKIESLFKAKNYEFMWNPHLGYILTCPSNLGTGLRAGVHIKLPHLGKHEKFGEVLKRLRLQKRGTGGVDTAAVGGVFDVSNADRLGFSEVELVQMVVDGVKLLIEMEKRLEKGQSIDDLMPAQK
- the CKB gene encoding creatine kinase B-type isoform X3, giving the protein MTVGCVAGDEESYEVFKELFDPVIEDRHGGYKPSDQHKTDLNADNLQGGDDLDPNYVLSSRVRTGRSIRGFCLPPHCSRGERRAIEKLSVEALGSLDGDLKGKYYALRNMTDAEQQQLIDDHFLFDKPVSPLLLASGMARDWPDARGIWHNDNKTFLVWINEEDHLRVISMQKGGNMKEVFSRFCTGLTKIESLFKAKNYEFMWNPHLGYILTCPSNLGTGLRAGVHIKLPHLGKHEKFGEVLKRLRLQKRGTGGVDTAAVGGVFDVSNADRLGFSEVELVQMVVDGVKLLIEMEKRLEKGQSIDDLMPAQK